GGCACTAGAGAATACATTGTTTGTCAAGGTGCTTAACAAGATAGATTATCGCACAAGCCAACTTGGTAGGATTATAAAGTACTGGGCCAGTTGTAGGAAGATAAACAATCGTGCTCAAGGAACGATGAGTTCTTATACGCTACTGCTGATGTTATTTCATTTCCTTCAAAATCGAAAACCGCCCATTCTACCTAAGTACATGGATATCAAAAAGGATGACAGTAGACCTTATATCATACCTGACgataacaataataatgaatcTATGCTAGCTGAGTCACCAGATCATGATCAGGAAatggatgaaattgaagatTTGGATGAAGAACAACCAAGGGAACCGAGTACGGAAGATGATCTAATTGGCAACATTAAGAATCCACCATTTCTAGATaatctaaatgaaattttggaaaGGAATCAATTTCTTGGAACAAACTCTGAGAGTTTGGGGGAATTATTGTACCACTTCTTCGAGTTCTTTGGGGATGAACAGTTTGAGCAAGGTCGCACAATAGATATACACAATAATACAGTggatacaaataataagGAAGTGCTGATAGTTCGTTGTCCGCTGACTGGCAAAAATGTAAACCCATTCTCTCCTAGAATATGGCAAAGTATACATGGCGAGTTTAGGCGCATGAAAATCTTGTTACAGTCtcaaaattgtttggcAATAATGTGCGAAGTTGTTTCCGATCCACCACTCAAAAGGGAAGTTAAGGGTATGCATGGAGTTACTTAGAAAAAATTGCAAAGAGAAAGGAGATGAAGAAATTGGCTGAAGAGATAGAATCTTTGACGTTATAAACGcataattttacacaacgaattaataaaaataattatcattgaatgcttttattaataatattacaaataataaaaaaatcaatatgaatttaaatttgtagcTATGTCTGTTATATATGGCGATGGTCTATACTATGGGCCTGCCTATCCCtaagtatatattattataccatTGAATGGTGTCCATACATTCCCCGAGACATCCTTGCCATCTAGTAATCAATTTAACAACTTACCTAAAATTGCCCAGTGTGGGACAAATAAGTTGCATTTGTGAGATGGCGAATTCCAAACTAATTGACCTAGTGATTTACTGTGATTAATGATTGAAAAAATCCCCCCTGCCGTTATAGCATCCAGTGATATTGCCCATAAGTCTAGGACCGTTTTATCCCTCATGTCCAAAATCTACTTAAACAATGGAGTACATTTACTGTGGTGAAGGTTACTATCACGATCAATGAGGTGATGATGAAATACATTAAACCTGTATTATATTGGCGGTTACTGGAAGACATGGCCAAAGTTATGGAGAAAAACGTGGGATTTAAGACGAAAAACCCAGTACAAATTGCTACATTACTATATACTTACCTATAATAATCGATCCTATTGCATTAGATGAGTTGCCGgtataaatatgtgtaAACGCTGCCACTATACACACAACAGATAATCCAGATAGGGTAGTAGAGTGCTTTGGAACTTCAATACTATCCAAAGACTCGTCAAATTCATCCATAACAGCAAGttttatttcaatatataagTGAGTTTGGGCGTTAAGTGTATGGAAACGACTGCACCACAATTGATGTTGCCATCCTGTTATCCACTGTTATAACGACATCTAAAATATtcttttttaaataatccaaaagtatttaaaaatcaatataattatacaaaatacaaaatgGTATGTTATAAATCACACAGTGGTATTTCAACAATGGTGGAGACTTCCTCTCCAGAATCATGTTCCCTGCACAGCAACCTTTCAGCGCAGAATACAAATGTTATCCCGTTTCTTTCATAGGACATGATTCAATGGAACATGGGAACAAAAGTATTACTCACTTTATTTAGTTTTATTGCCTCAATCGGCACTCAATGATTTAGCAATGAGGAATATTACTTGGCCCATGCTTTTTAGGGTGGAAAATCCAAAAAAGGCCACAAAAACTCATAGCGGAGTACTAGAATTCATTTCTGATGAAGGGACCTGCCACCTTCCCTATTGGGtacaataatatttaatttagatgatGCAAAATTTGATGTTGGAAATAGGAGACACTGTACTAGTACATAATGTTTCTCTACCAAAAGGAACTTTCGTTAAACTTAAACCGTTGTCTATGGATTACTGGAATATATCAAACCCTAAAGCTGTGCTAGAAACCTCACTAAGAAACTACGCCACTTTAACTGTGGGTGACATTATCGCTATTCATTACCTAAATCATGTGTACGAGATTAAAATAACAGTAAATCATTTGTGAATTAGGATTTAAAACCAGCAAATGCGTGTTCTATCATTGAGACAGATATAGAAGTTGAGTTTGAGGACATCCCCCCTCCACCGCAGCCAAAAGTCCCCAAGTTGGACCATTCAACAAAATCGCCATCATCAGTTCCTAGTTCAAGTATTAGTAGTGCCAAATCTGGTAAATATACTGGTTAACACAGCGGTTATTGGCACAAGATTAGACGGTAGGGATCCTACTACAATTACAAACAACAGAAATGCTAATATCGAACCATGGAAAAAGAAGATCCCTCACGGCGTAAGGGTATGTACTATTAATGTTTTTGtcaatatttttcaaattattcaCATAGACCTACAACAGAGAGTATCAGCAGTTGGTGCGTGAGGGTAGGATTCCTGGTATAAGGGGTAATCACTAGCCCTACATTTACCCGAATTTTGATTTTGTCTTTGTTAATTATCGTAACCAAAGTAATGTAAATAGCAGTAAATATGACTAGTAATTGTATTGAGTACAAGAACCAATTCTACAAGTGTCTTGCTGTTAGTGGTCGTGACGTGTCTAAGTGTGAGGAAACACAAATAGCTTTGGAACAATGTTCGGAGAGGTATAACTGATGTTTAATACAGATTTAACGAGAATTATTGTGTAAAGGAAATGGTTAACTTACTCAACTGTTCTAGGTAATCAATCAGCTTATTTAGAAACCCGGGATCCGATGTATGTGCTAAGGAATTTATTACTATGAGAGAATGCAATCGCCCTTACGGCCCtcatataataattgaagtaactaaatatttgatataggACGATCACTATAAATTAACCCCTAACGCTGAAAAAAAGTATAATGTTGTGGGTAATGTTATATGCCCGGTTAATCCACCGGATAGGAGTTATGAGAATATCAAGGGAGCTATCGCTAAACTTAAGTCATCACTGggattttcaaattttactgaaaattttacaccGCAAATTAAATCTTGAAGCTTTTGTTTCTCCCTTCAATTTCTGTAATAGTTCACACCGTTGCTGtagatattatattactTGCCAATAATTACTTTATCTCATATTGATACGtgattatgtattttgtcatcatattttaatatcaattgttattttagacagcaataaattaaacaaattactcaaatataatatacttatctattattaattaatattctATTGTGTTGTTTATGgctcaaaatttgaattaattatattaaacatttatttagagAATCCACTCAATTAACATTCACAGaatatcacaattaatcaacaaCAATCCTTATcatttgtaaattgtattagAGAACTTGACTATTAttcataacaattaatttaactaattattatCTACCTGGCAGCTGATTAAactcaatatatattagcCATTAGTATCATTGTAACACTGAAGCgtatatagataaataaaagcaaaatgtacaaaaaaGTCCAAAAAGCTTATGGCTAGTGTGCCGGTTCCGTGAAGTTATTGCTGACGATGAAATGATTGTTATTGTgatcaataattttgtaattacTCAGGAACATTTTGGAGGTCATCCACTTGTCCACATGTTCTTCAGTGAATCTATTTTGGCGAGCCATCTGAATTAAAATGCCAacaatatttcattattaaaaCGAGCTTAATTACCATTTTGAACAATGTCACGGGTAAATATGTCCTTTTTGCATCAATGCTGTCACCACTATCGGAACTTCTACTGATGCTACGAATACTGTGCCTCTGTAGATTTTGCTGGATGCATCGCCTTAAAATTTGTGCCAAAACATCATCTCTGCCTCTGAATAATACGCGATAGCGCGAGAATTCCTTTGATAACATTGTTGATACACTAAATTTGTGGCTGCTTATGTACGACTCCAGCAGCATAGCAATGGCATACTCAATGTCCAAGGGGGTGATAGAATTACTCAATCGCATCCTTGCATTGGCCTCTGACAAGCGAATGATGCTTTCAATATGCCTCAAAGTTAGGGGATAACCACCGGAATAGTTGGTCTTCTGTCTGATTCTGCTataaaatgatgataattggGCACCGATCTCTGCATAATGCTCCTCGTTTATCTTGGGGAAGCAGTGGGTTCTATGTTAACAGTGATTATATAAAGTGTATTGTTAaccaatatataatgattagAGAAACATTTATATGccataatataatttacaaagaTTATATACTGCTGAACTAACCTGgcataataaatatactttGGCAGTAAATTCTGATCAATTGGATTGCAAGCAGTGGCAGCCAAAATTGTAGATCTCAGAAATTCAAGCCTTTCTTGGTAATTTtgaacattttcaattctGGGATGATTCATTTGATGATTAGTGACCACATATTCGGAGAGGAAATAATCCTCGTCAATATTTGGCACGTCTCTCATCACGATAATCAAGTCAAATCGGGAAAGGATTGGATCTGAAAGATCCACGTTTTCCTTGAACAATAGTGACGGTTCATACCTTCCAAATTTGGGGTTTGCCGCAGCGATCACCGAGCATCTTGCCCTTAGAGTGGCTACAATACCTGCCTTAGAGATACTAATTGATTGCTGTTCCATAGCCTCATGAATACTAACACGATCTCGGTCAGTCATCTTGTCAAATTCGTCAATAATGCAAATTCCCTCATCAGCCAAAACTAGAGCACCACCTTCCAATGACCATTCTCCAGTGGCAGGATCTCGTCTAACACCTGCAGTCAAACCAACACTAGATGCCCCTTTACCAGTTGTATAAATTGTGCGCAATCCTGTTTTCTGGAcaaattgcaataattgGGATTTACCTAGCCCAGGATCTCCCAGTAGTAATACGTTTATATCACCCCTTATTACATGCCCACTGTTTGATACATTGTACTCATAATTTGGTATATctttattgaatatattcgACTGTTCAGATCTACCTTTGGGGACACCACCGAAAAGTGCATAACATACAGCAGATTTAGCGCTTTTATGACCCCAAAGCGCGGGTGAGATTGATGCTATCAACCTCTCCCTTATATACGGATCCTTTGCCAAGGCCTTAATGGCCTTTATATCATCATGCGTAATATCAAATGATCGCGTGTATTCGACACGCTCTGCATTATTCGCTTCCAATTCCACTTGGAGAAGTGGAAATCCATGTTTAATGTTGAGACCTAAGTCATATCTAGATTTATAGATGCCTAAAATGTCAACAAGTTCGCCAGGTTTTACCGCATCAACGAGTTCACCAATAAGTATCACTTGTCGCTGCCTAGGCGCTCGACCAGCGGGTACCGAGTTAGGTGATTCTTGTATAGTCAGCTTTTGGTAGTCTGTATATGCCGTTTTGATCCTATCCACTATAAAACCTACTGATTGGCAAAATGGACAGCGTTCTGTTTGAGCTCATGTACATACTGGGCATGATTGGTTCTTGGGATTCATGAAAGAATATGGGCATATCATTGAGAGAATGGTCACAAGTCGCGCATTTTAGATACATAACCCTCAGTTTGGGCAGCACGGCTGAATTATTGGGTTAGGTGGAAACATATGTTAAAAAAGAGACTAACCTCCTCTCCTGATAACAACACCTGTAACTTTGACCATTGTGTTCAATTCGCTACACCTAAGATTCCTTAGATGGGTCCTGAAAGGCCAGTCATAGAAAGCAACTCTACATTCACGACCAGAATATAAATCTGGAGATAATCTATGGGCTTCAATAGTTAGACAATCGTGTAGCACAGGAAGGATGTCGTTGGGCCGTACTAAATTAgcaaaataaattatttaatatttgcacaacaaaatatgaaaatagtatttaaaattattaatttggtATTATGATGCAATCTTAAACAGTGTAAAAATTCAAGTGAAAAGCacaatattgataaaaaaaatcaaatgtatcaatatttaaattcataTCATAACACTAATGCATCATATGAGTTAATAAATGCCGCTAATTGTGCAATAAAAAGCCTAAATTTCTATTTAACGTGTTTTTCAAAATGCTGAAAAATTGTGCTTACATTCCAACCAAATCAACATCTGCTCACAATGAAACTGCATCAAATGCTGAgctgatatttttaatatcgTCTTATCATCCCTAATCATCTTAAGTATCTTATCCACATAATACTTGGGTCTATCTTTGTTTTGACCATCACCCTGATCAAACTTGTGTATGAAATATCTGAAACATGTAATCGCAGCCTGTTGGTATTGTTCATCAATCACAACCTCGTTTGGCGGAGCTTGTAAAATGTTCTACCTCAGTAAATTGTTACCTTGGCAGATTCTAACAGTGATAAGTCGGGTATTTCCTCTTCCGTGATTACGTGTGACAAATTCCCTCTTCTTTTAGCAACCCTCTCAGTAATACGTTGGAAAACACTTGTTTCGTCATCAGACCCTTCCGCTTCTATGTAAGTGTGCGTTTCACCTATAATTTTACGCCAAATATTCCTATAGCTACTTTTTGTCACAGCATCCACTTTAGACTTGTATCTAGACTCGAATATCATGCGTCTCTCCGCAGCTCTTCGTGCTTTGGGATCATCTTCATAACTGTCTTCATCGTCCAACATATCCGGGTCATATTCATCAACGTTGTGAATCCCCAATTTGGAAAAACCTTCTATTTCCCTTTCAGCATCCCTAAGTAAGCATGCTCAATTACCTCTGTCCTATTACGAAACCTGTTTCCTCTTGGTCATCGAATAGGTCATCAGCTTCCAAATCAGCTTCACGTTCTTCAGCATCCACTGGCCTTTCTCCGAACAAATAGTCATCCTGTTCGTCATcaaattgatcaaattcatcatctaCCCATTGGTTGTCAATGGTTTGCCTGTAAGATCTATTGGATTGGTCACCTATATCACGTACACACATACCCCTACTATTAGTGTTATGAGTCATTTTGTTGCGATTACATTACATATACGAATATAATGAGTTGTAAGATGTTTTTAGAACAAACACAACCCAGGAATTATATGTAAGTTGGATTTTATGTAGTGAATGTCGTTGTTATGGGGGAGTTGTGTAACATACTGggtaaaaaaatcaatattaatagaATCTATCATCGTTTTTTTCGACAAAATACACTAAAAAGCACcttataaattatgtgtaaatgtTGCGTCAGGAACGCTTACCAGGCCTTTTCATTCTGCGCCAGAAAATAATGTTCCTAGGCCCTTCATATATTACACGAGATTTGAAGTAGTTCTTAGTACATCTGGCAATTGCATTAatgtaattgattttgGAATCATCCATAAGTTTGTCTAATTTCCGCTGGTTGTTAATCTTGGTGAGGTATGAGTACACTGATTCGTAATTTTGAGTTGACCCTTTTTgtttatcaacaaaattatattgtatcCCTTTAATCACGATTTTTGGTGTTACTTTTTTAGTCTTACCACTcagtatatttttattggtCAAATTGCGGATTTGAAATAATGAGTGATTAATGTACATATACGATGCATTACATTGCGATAGAGAAAATATGCCTACGATCATTTAACcactaatttatcaaaatatttctgTTGTTATAGGGTGAAAGTTTACACCGGTGAATTATGGTATAACCATGGTTGGGTATATTAAGTAGTGACATCActttatattgttattataataatatagctAATAGAGATAAATGATTAACATATGATGAATTTTCATTgctaatttattaatatgcCATTTTAAGCGCATATGAACGCAGCAATTATCACCACTCGCTCTAAAAACGCGTGTTCTGTTGATGTAAATCGGGCAGTTCGTTCtaaatcgcaaaaatcAAAGTTACTGCCATATGATTCAATAACTTCGGAGGAGGCACTAAGAAAATTACAATCCTTATTGCCAGGAGATGCCTTTTTAATTCGCTATTGGTGCATTTGCGGTCTTCCTGAAGCATCCTCAGCCATGCACCATATATCGACAAGAAGGCTTACTAATGGAGAGTACATCCAAGGACAGTTCATAAAATGGCTTAGGGAAGATATGACAGAGTATCTCATACTAGAATTACCTGGTTGTGGAAGATTGCAATTCAAGTACGGagatgtatatatgatGGTATTAAGTcgtaaaataataattggcAACCTGGATTCTTTGCAAGATGACAACTAGTTTTCCAGCCTAATGATTACTTTATAGTCACATTTGAAGATATTAATCTGGTTAAGTGCCTAAAAATGCTGCATCTATGCAAATTATGTAGCAGAAAATGTAGTTATGTCTAATTTTTctaattacaattaattgataGCATTTGTATTAGTTACTCATCACTGTTATTTTATCACTAAGTGTTATTGCAATATTCTGTATTAATATCTGTATActttcaaattatcactCGCGTATATTTTTGAgttcatcaaaattgttgttttGGAGTCGAtgatatatgataaatcgCCATTATCAAGTGACACAACAAACAACTTGCACTCATTATTAACGACTGCCGttactattattatacagAAATCAACATTATATTTGCATATCACGGGCTTAAACACTTGATGATCGTTTACATACTAGAAATATCTTTTATACGAGTGACATTCATCCCTTGTATTTCCCAGAATGTAACACCGGTCTCGGTGGTTGTAACCATTTTAATAACATCACTAATATTACTGGCAGTGTATTGTATTAATCCACTTAACACTAACTTTTTAgttttatttataaatgctACACTGCCAGAAACTAGTTCTTTAATGCACAAATCGTGGCCATCGTGTTTAATCTAagtatattcaattttaccaGTGCATAACTACTAAATAGATCAAAAACACGAATCGTATCAATTCGAGCATCAACGTTTCTAGTTTTCTAAATGAAAGTATTATTACAACTAAAAATCCATTATTGGGATCATACAATGACACATTCACGTTTTCACAAGATGTATACTTAATGAATGCAATGTATTTGTTTGTAAATCTTCATAATCATATGAATCACCTTATATCTGAGTTATGATGACGATACCTTCATTCTCAAAGGATTCtattttgaatttgatagtaTATGATTTCATATCCTATCTATATTCGGTTATACCCAAAAAGTGAAGTAATTTATATCAAGAATGACaattaatgaaaaatgaTCTGTATAAATGTTACTGCACCATCATAAGTTAGATATGAAGGAtgaattattgtattatcttcgaaaattttataatttgtcGTTTCTTCTAACtgctaaattaattaaatgttaCAACTGTCAACACTTTTAGCATCAGTTTAGAAGTTTCTATCTCGTGTATAACAAGTATTGTCtcattgaatatattatgtattacATTTTTGGCGTctaattacaataaatttacttGTAAATAGATGATCgtattttttaataattacacaattaatcttgttaaaaattttaactagGCAATTTTCCAAACTAAATAAACGACTTCATACATTATGAATATTAGATTACCGATAAACAAAACCTTTTGTACTTCAAGATGTGAGTTTTGTTTAGGAATGTTGAGTGTCTATATTGTTCTAGTGTACACACCTTTTCAACATAAGAGTGGTACATGACTCCCATGGCAAGCGACCCATAATAACTTGATTTATTTGAGAGTTTAATTGGCCTAGTAccataaaattttctaaatttataatacTTGTACATTCGAATTATTTGACACAATGTGCTCACGCTCATTTATGACGCATGAATCATAGCACATCATCTCACATTATTCAGTGTataattatcgcaaatttatcacattaCACATTATGCTTACACACAAATAATACTAATTCTATACATGGAAGatcatttacatttattaacaCTGTTATTGAGCAGGCAAATATACTAGAGGCTAGGGCTCCCAGCTACAAGACCGATGTGCCTATAAAAACAAAAGGAGTACTCCTAGTAGATGCTACAGGCCTAGCCTATAGGTGCTTTTACGGGATGCCGGATCTCAAGACCCATATGGGATATGAAATAGGCTGTTTATACGGGTTCCTGAATTCCTTGTCATATATCTTTCGCACATTTGAACCAGAATACGTTGGATTGGCATTTGACTCACCAAATGCAAGCAATGTTAAGCGCAAACTTTGGccaaaatacaaaatacacCGCAAACCTACACCGCCCGAGCTAATTGAGCAACTTAATTACATTAAGGACTATTGTGAAATATCAGGTCTACCAATATTGTATTACCCTGAAACTGAAGCGGATGACCTTATTGCCACTGgaatttcacaaataaatacagATAAACACGTAAACATTGTAACTTCTGATAAAGATTTGTTTCAACTTCTTAACAGTGATGCTGTCACTGTTATACAGCCACAAAAGTCGTATCGTCTAGTGGATTCTAATGTAGTATTGAAGGACTATGGTAAGTAAATCCACGttctacaattttaacGTATAAACGATTGTAATTTAGGTATAAGTCCAGACAGATTTGCTGAATACCTGGCTATTGTGGGTGATGCCAGTGATGGAATACCCGGGATAATAGGCATCGGGCCCCAGACCGCTCCCAAACTAATAACCAAACATTCCAACTTTGAAGAAATTCTAACGTGCGAAACAGTGGAACGAATCAAGGCAAAAGGGGGGAAATATGCTGAGAGCGTTGAAATGGCatggaatttttacaaCCTCACAAAGCTCAACTGTAATATACCCATACAAGCTGACCTTCACAGTTTTACAATGAATGACCCACTTGAAAAGCAGCTTAACGACTTTTATAAGAAATACTCAATAAGAAAACATGCTTACAAATGGTCTGTGCTGCAGAAATCACCTCAGCCACGTAAATATTTCCCCTCAGTTTAAATCATTAAGAATGACATTAGACCGATAAGATAACTATTGctattgtataattatcatatcaatgattgaatttataacatcaaacaattgattaattagATCAACGAATTCAAATATCATCTACTTAGATATAATAGATGATTATCCCTGAAATGAATGAAAATACGGCTGTTACTATGGCGAACATCttagcaaatttatcaGACATCTAAATGACGTATTTTTACCTTAAATTCTATCACATATGGGTTGCAGGGCTTATACGAAAACTGTATAAATTCAAACCCTATTTTGAGCTGTAGATTGTAAATGAATCGGTTCAGTACTGTCATCCAGATCATGATGAAACCCACAATTTTCGATTCAAGATGCGGTGATTCAAAAAGCGTTTTATAGTACATAATAGCCATGTCACAATTGCGATCTACACCAAATCCTCTTTCTAATAATCTGGCCGATATGTACAACCCCATACCATTACCCAGCTTTGCAGCATCGCTAGCCCATTTGAAGGCAGTTGAATAGTCACGttttatccaatttttGCTAGTAAGGTAACTGTTAGCAATATAGGACATAGCGTCGGGATCATTTCTAGCGGCTGCACGTTTACTATAGTAAAATAAGCATAACTCATTGCCATCCCTGCCTCTCAAGCACTTATTGTCATTACCATAGTCAAGTAAATTCacattttcattattgGATAATTGCTGATAATGTGATACCGGCCTTGCAAAACAAAACAAATACTCTGACTTAAGCAAATGCTGGTAATGCAACTTCTTACTGGAATTTGCATCCTTGctgaaaataaaattatccGCCaatattgcatattttattgatGACTTATAGTACTCCTTTTGTGACAATGGAACATTACTAGTAATTAGACTCCCAGTAAATTTACCCAGAACAgccattgataaattggcaacaaatgattgtgaaaaattgttatcgtaattgcgatatttcCAAAGCTTGGCAGATCGGACATGACCAACGGGATGACCAACTTCCGATAACATCATGTAACATAAGAGGGCTCCTGTTTGATCGTTAAGAATCTCTGCTCTTTTAGCCATGTGTAGTAATGAAGCTACACTAGTGTTTTTCATTGCGACACTATGAAACAAAGGATATCCTGCATTGCATCTCTCGTATGCAGTGGTATACAATGGATCATATCCTTGAATTGTGAGTATTGCAGAATTATACTTACCCACAACACTGCCTGCATTTGCtgcatatttataatgTTTAAGAGCACGGTATAAATTGGTTCCTTCATGCATTTTAACCCCAACCAATATCCCAGCGTATGCATGGCCTATCAACATTTGTGTCATAGTATCTCCAAACGTACCGGCCTTTAGAAGATGCTCTCCCGCCTCATAAGGGTTTTTCTCCCT
The DNA window shown above is from Babesia microti strain RI chromosome III, complete genome and carries:
- a CDS encoding Ubiquitin fusion degradation protein UFD1 (overlaps_old_locusTagID:BBM_III04300;~overlaps_old_locusTagID:BBM_III04305) codes for the protein MWYFNNGGDFLSRIMFPAQQPFSAEYKCYPVSFIGHDSMEHGNKILLPQSALNDLAMRNITWPMLFRVENPKKATKTHSGVLEFISDEGTCHLPYWMMQNLMLEIGDTVLVHNVSLPKGTFVKLKPLSMDYWNISNPKAVLETSLRNYATLTVGDIIAIHYLNHVYEIKITDLKPANACSIIETDIEVEFEDIPPPPQPKVPKLDHSTKSPSSVPSSSISSAKSAVIGTRLDGRDPTTITNNRNANIEPWKKKIPHGVRTYNREYQQLVREGRIPGIRGNH
- a CDS encoding hypothetical protein (overlaps_old_locusTagID:BBM_III04300), with the protein product MDEFDESLDSIEVPKHSTTLSGLSVVCIVAAFTHIYTGNSSNAIGSIIIAICTGFFVLNPTFFSITLAMSSSLMYFIITSLIVIVTFTTVNILDMRDKTVLDLWAISLDAITAGGIFSIINHIWNSPSHKCNLFVPHWAILDGKDVSGNVWTPFNGIGRPIV
- a CDS encoding 5-3 exonuclease N-terminal resolvase-like domain (overlaps_old_locusTagID:BBM_III04330), with the protein product MNHSTSSHIIQCIIIANLSHYTLCLHTNNTNSIHGRSFTFINTVIEQANILEARAPSYKTDVPIKTKGVLLVDATGLAYRCFYGMPDLKTHMGYEIGCLYGFLNSLSYIFRTFEPEYVGLAFDSPNASNVKRKLWPKYKIHRKPTPPELIEQLNYIKDYCEISGLPILYYPETEADDLIATGISQINTDKHVNIVTSDKDLFQLLNSDAVTVIQPQKSYRLVDSNVVLKDYGISPDRFAEYLAIVGDASDGIPGIIGIGPQTAPKLITKHSNFEEILTCETVERIKAKGGKYAESVEMAWNFYNLTKLNCNIPIQADLHSFTMNDPLEKQLNDFYKKYSIRKHAYKWSVLQKSPQPRKYFPSV
- a CDS encoding hypothetical protein (overlaps_old_locusTagID:BBM_III04325), translated to MLKVLTVQLEETTNYKIFEDNTIIHPSYLTYDDHFSLIVILDINYFTFWDMKSYTIKFKIESFENEDIR
- a CDS encoding hypothetical protein (overlaps_old_locusTagID:BBM_III04325), which encodes MVTTTETGVTFWEIQGMNVTRIKDISMFKPVICKYNVDFCIIIVTAVVNNECKLFVVSLDNGDLSYIIDSKTTILMNSKIYASDNLKNIAITLSDKITVMSN
- a CDS encoding hypothetical protein (overlaps_old_locusTagID:BBM_III04320), which codes for MNAAIITTRSKNACSVDVNRAVRSKSQKSKLLPYDSITSEEALRKLQSLLPGDAFLIRYWCICGLPEASSAMHHISTRRLTNGEYIQGQFIKWLREDMTEYLILELPGCGRLQFKYGDVYMMVLSRKIIIGNLDSLQDDN
- a CDS encoding hypothetical protein (overlaps_old_locusTagID:BBM_III04315), translated to MIVGIFSLSQCNASYMYINHSLFQIRNLTNKNILSGKTKKVTPKIVIKGIQYNFVDKQKGSTQNYESVYSYLTKINNQRKLDKLMDDSKINYINAIARCTKNYFKSRVIYEGPRNIIFWRRMKRPGKRS
- a CDS encoding ubiquitin fusion degradation protein 1 (overlaps_old_locusTagID:BBM_III04305) — protein: MTSNCIEYKNQFYKCLAVSGRDVSKCEETQIALEQCSERFNENYCVKEMVNLLNCSRNPGSDVCAKEFITMRECNRPYGPHIIIEDDHYKLTPNAEKKYNVVGNVICPVNPPDRSYENIKGAIAKLKSSLGFSNFTENFTPQIKS
- a CDS encoding minichromosome maintenance protein 2 (overlaps_old_locusTagID:BBM_III04310); the protein is MTHNTNSRGDQSNRSYRQTIDNQWVDDEFDQFDDEQDDYLFGERPVDAEEREADLEADDLFDDQEETGFVIGQRDAEREIEGFSKLGIHNVDEYDPDMLDDEDSYEDDPKARRAAERRMIFESRYKSKVDAVTKSSYRNIWRKIIEAEGSDDETSVFQRITERVAKRRGNLSHVITEEEIPDLSLLESAKNILQAPPNEVVIDEQYQQAAITCFRYFIHKFDQGDGQNKDRPKYYVDKILKMIRDDKTILKISAQHLMQFHCEQMLIWLELRPNDILPVLHDCLTIEAHRLSPDLYSGRECRVAFYDWPFRTHLRNLRCSELNTMVKVTGVVIRRGAVLPKLRVMYLKCATCDHSLNDMPIFFHESQEPIMPKRCPFCQSVGFIVDRIKTAYTDYQKLTIQESPNSVPAGRAPRQRQVILIGELVDAVKPGELVDILGIYKSRYDLGLNIKHGFPLLQVELEANNAERVEYTRSFDITHDDIKAIKALAKDPYIRERLIASISPALWGHKSAKSAVCYALFGGVPKGRSEQSNIFNKDIPNYEYNVSNSGHVIRGDINVLLLGDPGLGKSQLLQFVQKTGLRTIYTTGKGASSVGLTAGVRRDPATGEWSLEGGALVLADEGICIIDEFDKMTDRDRVSIHEAMEQQSISISKAGIVATLRARCSVIAAANPKFGRYEPSLLFKENVDLSDPILSRFDLIIVMRDVPNIDEDYFLSEYVVTNHQMNHPRIENVQNYQERLEFLRSTILAATACNPIDQNLLPKYIYYARTHCFPKINEEHYAEIGAQLSSFYSRIRQKTNYSGGYPLTLRHIESIIRLSEANARMRLSNSITPLDIEYAIAMLLESYISSHKFSVSTMLSKEFSRYRVLFRGRDDVLAQILRRCIQQNLQRHSIRSISRSSDSGDSIDAKRTYLPVTLFKMMARQNRFTEEHVDKWMTSKMFLSNYKIIDHNNNHFIVSNNFTEPAH